From the Paenibacillus tianjinensis genome, the window GATGCTAAAGCAAATGGAACTTATATAGTATATAAGACAAATGAGGGGCAAATTGTTAGAGAATATAGTACGGGCAAGATCGAGAAAATGAATGAACAGGATTTCATCCATGAATGATACGCAGGCAACGATGTTTGTGTTTGCCGGTAATAATGGGAGCGGTAAGAGCACAATCCGCAACTTGATTGTTGACCGACTTGGAGTAAGTGTGAATATTGATCCGGATGCACTAGCCCGTAAAATTAATAGTGGACATCCTGAAAAGAGTAAAGTATCCGCTGGAAAAGAAGCTATAAGGATAGCCAGGGAATGTATCCGAAATAAGTGGGATTTCACTGTGGAAACCACCTTAGCGGGTGGTAACGTTATAAGGCAGATGAGGGATGCAAAAGAACAAGGCTTTGAAATTATTGTGTTTTATGTGGGACTAGGGGAAGTTCGGCTAAATATTGAACGTGTTGCTCTACGTGTGAAAAACGGTGGTCATCATATTGAAACCGAGGATATTATTAGACGCAATGTAACAAGTATGAATAATCTGCTATCTCACTTAGACCTGATTGATCAATTAATTGTTGTTGATAATAGTAAAGCTGATGGGGAGTTTATTCTCGAAGCAGATAATAGCGGGATAAAATATTATTTAAATGAACTGCCTGAATGGGCACAATTAATCGATAGACAATTACAAATTAAATACAGAACGTAAAAAAAACCAATTCGAATCGGGAACGATCGTGATTGGTTATTTTGTTTACATCGCATCGTGTCCAGAACCTCAAAAATTCGACAACACCGGCGAAGACATGGAAGACCTCATCTCCATCGGCACCATCGGGCTGATCAAGGCCATTGAGAGCTACCGCCCGAACAAAGGCACGAAACTGGCTACATTTGCTGCCCGCTGTATTGAAAATGAAATCCTCATGCATTTGAGATCGCTTAAAAAGACCAAAAAGGATGTATCCCTGCATGATCCGATCGGGACGGACAAGGAAGGTAACGAGATCACGCTGATCGATATCCTCGGTTCCGACGCAGATGATATTGTGAAAGAAGTGGATCTGAAGATCGAGAAGAGCAAGATATATCGTAATCTGGATATTCTGGATGACCGGGAAAAGGAAGTTGTGGTCGGCCGCTTCGGCCTGGACACCGGCGGAGAAGAGCGGACGCAGCGGGAGATTGCGAAGGAGCTAGGGATCTCACGGAGTTATGTGTCGCGGATAGAGAAAAGGGCGCTCATGAAGCTGTATCATGAGTTTTATAAGGCGAAGCGGTGAGAAGAGTGAAGAGATCTGTCGGGGACAGGTCTCTTTTCGTATTATTAGGTCAGCCGG encodes:
- a CDS encoding zeta toxin family protein; amino-acid sequence: MNDTQATMFVFAGNNGSGKSTIRNLIVDRLGVSVNIDPDALARKINSGHPEKSKVSAGKEAIRIARECIRNKWDFTVETTLAGGNVIRQMRDAKEQGFEIIVFYVGLGEVRLNIERVALRVKNGGHHIETEDIIRRNVTSMNNLLSHLDLIDQLIVVDNSKADGEFILEADNSGIKYYLNELPEWAQLIDRQLQIKYRT